A window from Suncus etruscus isolate mSunEtr1 chromosome 18, mSunEtr1.pri.cur, whole genome shotgun sequence encodes these proteins:
- the LOC125995940 gene encoding olfactory receptor 14J1-like encodes MANLNISGFVLMRFSTNPELEIIYTSLFLVLYLLALTGNILIITTTSVDESLNSPMYFFLKHLSFLDLCYISVTVPRSIYNSFMQSGNISLGECIVQCFAFIVCGTVEIAMLTLMSYDRYVAICLPLHYDIIMDVRTCLHGIVSVWVSGTISGVMHTAATFSMRFCGPKIIHQFFCDIPQILKLSCSNDYLAEVGVTVFMGFLSFLCYAFIVFSYVHIFASVLRMPSVEGRAKAFSTCLPHLAVVILFMSTSAFEFFKPHSYSPTAFDMFLTMMYTVIPPTFNPMIYSLRNKAIKSAVKKIFHRRKEIFTSLCCLLGDKFKI; translated from the coding sequence ATGGCTAATCTCAACATAAGTGGGTTTGTTCTCATGAGGTTTTCCACCAATCCTGAGCTAGAAATCATATATACATCATTGTTCTTAGTCTTATACCTGTTGGCTTTAACTGGCAACATCCTCATCATCACTACCACTTCCGTGGATGAGAGTCTCAACTCCCCGATGTACTTCTTCCTGAAGCATCTCTCCTTCTTGGATCTCTGTTATATTTCTGTGACTGTACCCAGATCCATTTATAATTCTTTCATGCAGAGTGGCAACATTTCCCTCGGGGAATGCATAGTGCAGTGCTTTGCTTTCATTGTGTGTGGTACTGTTGAAATAGCCATGCTCACATTGATGTCCTATGACCGCTACGTGGCCATCTGCCTTCCACTGCACTATGACATCATCATGGATGTCAGAACATGCCTCCATGGAATCGTCAGTGTCTGGGTCAGTGGGACCATCTCTGGAGTCATGCACACAGCAGCAACTTTCTCCATGCGATTCTGTGGCCCCAAGATCATCCATCAGTTCTTCTGTGACATCCCCCagatcctgaaactctcctgttCTAATGACTACCTTGCTGAGGTTGGTGTCACTGTCTTTATGGGTTTCCTGTCATTTCTTTGTTATGCTTTTATAGTGTTCTCCTACGTGCACATATTTGCCTCTGTACTGCGGATGCCATCAGTGGAGGGCAGAGCCAAGGCCTTTTCCACCTGTCTCCCTCACCTTGCTGTTGTCATATTGTTTATGTCTACAAGTGCCTTTGAGTTTTTTAAGCCTCATTCATACTCTCCAACTGCTTTTGACATGTTTCTTACTATGATGTATACAGTCATTCCCCCAACATTCAATCCAATGATCTACAGCCTGAGAAATAAAGCCATAAAGTCAGCTGTAAAGAAGATTTttcatagaagaaaagaaatattcactTCTCTTTGCTGTCTATTAGGAgacaaattcaaaatataa